The segment TATAccgttttttattcttttttggtcatacccagtgatgctcagggcttactcctggctttgcactcagaaatcacttgaCTGGAATTGTttgtgggatcaaacctgggtcagccacttgcaaggaaaatgccctgcccactgtatgatGGCTCTGCCCCCTACATTGTATATCTTGTTACAGCTTTCACTGTTGCATTTAATTTAGTTACTACAGCATATGCAAACATGTTCATTAAGCTGGTTTGCCATTTGCAcattcagttaaaatattttctttgttttgtgtgtgtgagtgtatagaTACATTGATGAGAAGCCCTTATCAAAATGAGTAATGTGCCCTAGCTCTGATGCAGGAGCGGTGACAGCaggtgaaaatattgagtaataaagaggCTCAGATGCAGAGTTGGAaactagaaaagtttattgggatatatgggagaggaaaaggaactccccaagtgaggaacttagtataggactaagttaagtaGGGCTCTTTTTGTGAACTTTTTACAGGAACACTGGCTTTGTGAAATAGGGAAGTTAAGATATGGGGGTTTTGTTGTGTGGCCCTTTTGCATGAATATTGAGCTTTTCACATTTCTTATCAATTCACAAGTATTTTCCAGAGGATGCGAAGGTCCAACAGATCCTTATCTGGCCACCTCCTGCCTGTTATCTTAGCCTCCAGGTGAGCCCAAAGTCTGGGACACAATTTTTCCTTGGACAATTTTTAACtcctgtttatcagaaagagcccagaaaCTCAAAAACGTAGGATGAGGAGGTTCAAAGCTGGGAtggttgggactggagtgatagcacagcaggtagggcatttgccttgcaagcggccaacccgggtttgattaacagcattccaaatggtcccctgagcagcgcaggagtaattcctgagtgcaaagccaggagtaacccctgttcatcaccaggtgagacacaaaaagcaaaaaaaaaaaaaaaagggggggggggatggcTCACAGCAGCTGACAAGGGTAAACTGAGACTCCCTCTTTCAGTCTGTGCCTAATAAGACAGCCTATTCTGGAGTTTCACAAAGCTGGGAGACACCCCCATCCTCacccaacctcccccaccccaccccaccccacacaacACACAACCTCCCTcatccatctccctctctctacctcatTCCTCTGTGGATATGACTTCATGCTATAAATTCCAGCTCAGAGCATTTGCCATAGCAATGAAGCGTTCATCCGGGTTTCTGCAAGGAATCTCCCTGTTTCTATCCTATATTTTTTAGTGATGACTCATCTAAATGTCACCATTGTTAGTTTTTCTGACCCAGTCACAATTTAAAATGAGCCTCTCTCACCACAGCATCTCCCTTCGGTAAAGAGAGGTGGGTtttgtatttgtgtatgtttgtgaagAGGATTTCCAGTCACTCATAGCCTCCCATAAATTTCTGACATATTCTCAGAACTCACAGGTTACTTTTCAAAAGCCTGAGGGTTTTAGATTCAAATGGAAGGATCAAGTGAGCTCTTGGAAATAGCTTAGGTTAGGACAGAAGTTCAAAAGACACGGAGTGGGGCCTGGAGctatagttcagcaggtagggtatttgccttgtacatggggatcaattcccagcatcccatagggttccccatgcaccaccaggagtgattcctgagtgcagagccaggagtaacccctgagcattgaaggatgtgacccaaaaaaagaaaaactttaaatttaaattaaactcctatttaaagagagagacagaaagagacagagtgatTACACTGATTGGCAGGATAAAAAGAGACACTATAGAAAACTAATGCCcagggtttggagcaatagtacagggggtagtgcgtttgccttgcacaaggcccacccaggtttgattcccagcatcccgtatgatcccctgagcgctgccaggagtgattcttgagtgcagagccaggagtaagccctgagcatcgctgggtgtgacccaaaaaaaaaaagaaaaaagaaaaagaaagaaaactaatgcccaatgcaaaaaaacaaagagcaggagaacttgGTCCTTTCTAGAAAGCCACAAGTGGGAAGGGACCACTCAGATAATAATGGGGGAAGTGGCCAATTTGGATGAGAACTGGGTGAAATGAGGTAAATTGATATGCATGATATATTTTCTGGGACACTGTTGTGAACTGTCTTTGCAGCACAGTATTGCAAAATAGTATTgccttaaaggaaaaaataaaataaggtggagagaacaatggtgaagggattggtgttggaaccttgtagcctgaaactcaatcacgaataaCTTAGTAACTTGGTCATTCACAGTGATTcgaacacttttttttaaataaattcaaacatATAACCATTACCTTGTAAcccttcccccaaagaaaaaattgCCATTCCTAAtacattgaaattattttcttgatttctaagATCAATAAAAATCATTCACACAAGCCCAATAATGTCTTTAATAAAAACGGTATTGTGATATATATTTAGGAAAGGTGTAAAACTGTTGTTTGAAAATAATTCCTCttgtaggggccggagcagtagcacagcagatagagcatttgtcttgcatgtgtccaacctggattcaatcccctgcatcccatatggtccctcaagcaccaccaggagtaactcctgagtgtagagtcaggagtaactcctgagcattgctgggtgtgacccaaaagaaaaaagaaggaaaaatgctcTTGTAATGCATCATCAgctcaatgagaaaaataaatagaaagcaaaCCTGTTTGTCTGGAAAATAATCATCTTGTTTTGCTCAGTTCTATAGTTCCCTCCACCACATGGACCCACGAAACCTGACAGGAACCATACAATTTCTTCTTCTGCGATTTTCAGAGGAAGCAGCCTTGGAGCCCTTTCTATTCGGgctcttcctgtccatgtacctgatcaccgtgctggggaacctgctcctcatcctggccgtcagctcagacccccacctccacacacccatgtacttcttcctgtccaacctgtccttcgtggacatctgcttcacctctAACACCATCCCCAAGATGCTGGTGAACATCCAGACTCACAGCAAGGCCATCAGCTATGACGGGTGCCTCACCCAGATGTATTTTTCCATCTTACTTGCTGGGCTGGACAACTATCTCCTGAtggtgatggcctatgaccgctatgtggccatctgccaccccctgcactatatggtcatcatgaacccccggcTATGTGTGCTATTGGTGCTGGCGTGCTGGGGGGTCAGTGCCCTGCATTCCTTAATGCATAGTCTCATGGTGTTGCGTCTGTCCTTCTGTGCTGATGTGGAAATCCCTCATTTTCTCTGTGAACTCAATGAGGTGGTCCACCTGGCTTGCTCCGACACCTTCCTTAATGATGTGGTAATCTACTCTTCAGCCGGAGTTCTGGGAGGGGGAGGCCTTACTGGGATCCTTTACTCCTACTCTAAGATTGTCTCCTCCATACGCAGAATCTCCTCAGCTCAGGGCAAATATAAAGCGTTTTCCACTTGTGTGTCTCACCTCTCCGTGGTCGGCTTGTTCTACAGTACTGGACTCTGTGTGTACCTGAGCTCTGCTAGCACCCAGAAATCACAATCCATGGCCGTGTCCTCGGTGATGTACTCGGTGGTCGCCCCCATGCTGAatcccttcatctacagcctcaggaACAAAGACATCAAGGGCGCTCTGAGAAGCCTCACtggaaaaaatacaatgaaagcaAAATCATCTGAGGTCTGAGGAACTTCCAACTAGATCAGGATCTTAATCTCAAGATACAGTCACTgtgatattttttattagaatGTGGAAGGGAATGGTACCTTTACTTCTTTCTGTTGTGTctggtttttttaattattttacctaATATGttgacgggctggagcaatagcacagagggtagggcgtttgccttgcacaaggccaaccagggtttgattcctccaccccacttggagagcctggcaaaataccaagagtatctcacccacatggcagagcttcgcaagctacccacagcgtatttcatatgccaaaaacagtaactacaagtctcataatggagacattactagtgcccactcgagcaaatcaatgagcaacgggatgacagtgatgatgatgacagtcaATATGCTGACATACTTTACTCATCTATCTTTTGTCTCTGTTATAAAAGTCTTTTTGGTTTATTCTGTTCTGTCCAGTGAATTCCCAAATTTGGatctaaaacattaaaaaattgtcatttacTCCGTGGTCTAAattaatttctaagaaaaattcTTCTGAACATAACttaagtctggcaagctacctgtggcgtattcaatatgccaaaataacTACAAGCCTCACAGAGGAGATGTAattggtgcccgcccgagcaaatcaatgaacaatggaacgacagtactacagcactacagtgctacctaaatGAGACCAAGTCAATTTGGAAAGGTTAATAAAGCTGAAGACATAAAGtgtaatagtatttttaaaagatcattttgACAACCATGGAGTTTTTATATTTCTGGTTAGAACTGTCTTTAGCactctgtcctcctgttgctcattgatttgctcgagtgggcacctgtaacatcttcattgtgagacttgttactatttttgacatattgaatacaccacaggtagcttgccagcttctgccgtgtgggcagaatactcttggtagcttgccgggctctccaagagggatggaggaatcgacccaggttggccgagtgcaaggcaaatgccctacgcattgtgctattgctccaacccaatatATTTCTGGTAATGTGAAAAAATATGCTATGAGTTTTTGCCTTTATCAGTTACATCTAAAGACTTATTCATGACTATTGACGCCATTGGGGCGAAAAAGTCACCTATGATATTGTGTTTCTGCCAATATTTCCCTTGAAAACTATTATTTGTTTGTATAtattgggtggggctggagcgatagcacagcagtagggcattcgcctttcatgcagccgacccctgttcgattcctccgcccctctcaagagcaagctacagagagtattgcacctgcactgcagagcctggcaagctacccgtggcgtattcgatatgccaaaaacagtaacaataagtctcacaatgagagaggttaccggtgctcgctcgaacaaattgatgagcaacgggatgacagtgacagtgagagtgatataTTTGGTGCAATGATATTTAATGTTATAGATTAGTGATTTCTATGTTATCGATAGATCAGTTCCTTATGCAACTGCTGTCTGTAGTTTATTTTCAATGTTGCTTAATGTTTCTATGAAGACACAAGTTttcctaaattaaaattaaggaggctggagcgatagcacagcaggtagggcgtttgctttgcacacggcagatctgggttcaattcccagcatctgatatgatcaccgagcaccaccgggagtcattcctgagtgcaaagccaggagtgacccctgagcatcgccaggtgtgacccaaaaagcaaaaaaaaatcaaatggtcaAGTAGGAACCTGTTAAGTTactaagtgcttgctttgcacacggccaactcagtttctatccccagcatcctgtgtggtccccagtGATGAAAGTGAGCATAGCTCTCTCACTCACCTAGGAGCATCACATGTGATGAAAAGTGTGTTGGGGGAGTCACTTGGTACAACACATTTGGTGGCCAAGAGTGGCCTCCCAGGCCACCCGGTCAGAGGAACAAAAAGACGTGCACCACTACTGATGGGTGGTCAATAGACATTTACTCCAGAACTAAGTAATATTGTTAGAGAGAATCTGAGGGGTCCGAGTACAGAACTGCACACAGGTGTGAccgatcatttacagaggtaaagcattgcGATAGCACTCAAGTAAggctttgctttgcacacgaccaaccaaggtttgattcctccatccctctcggaaagcacggtaagctaccgagagtatcccgcccacacagcagagcctggcaagctacccgtggtgtattcaatatgccaaaaacagtaacaacaagtctcacaatggagacattactggtgcccactcgagcaaatggatgaacaacaggatgacaatgctacagtgctaattcaTTTGGGGGGATATATAGAGGCTATTCTCATTAAtttatctatattgcttttttctttctcttgctgctAGTACATACTAAAAAATCATGTTTAGTTCTCTTATTAATATATGCAGCTATTcggataaacacagtaaaaagTAGAAATTGCAAAACTTAattctctgggctctgggggctAAGGTTAAAAGCCAACTGGGCTTTTACTGTAAATGCAAACAGTATCCTCAGACAGGTTTCACTTTTCCTACCCTATGGGGTCCTGTCTTTAAGGTCATTACAGCTTGTATCAAGACAGTGATTTATGATTTCAAAAGTGACCTATATCAAAGTGAGagtagctttgctgcttgccctgggtccatccagagaTCCTTCAGTAGAACTcagctttggggggtggggggcagggggcttagAAACTATAGCGACAGAAGTAATGATATGAAGTAATGATGACAGATGCCCAGTAGTAGGTATGtttctgagtcaattaactccctaATATTAGGAGCAAAGctttaatggtctttctgtgtttgagcAAAGAACATTGTTATATAGTAAAATATGTAGaggaaaaggggggagagaggagcaaGTAGTTCACTACAAATACAACATTCAAAGtcaccagaaggtttgactttataagGAACCAAGCCTAACTTGGGGAATTTAGTAGCTAACAGAAGGAtggaggtaaagcacaaaggaaaagttaaagataaattcaGGGAATTAGGAGggctcataagagcactgtaagcttggtgggggaggagggccaTTCActaatgaagcctaaaacactcaGGGTCAAGATCCAATAATCCCCTGAGCTcatcagaagtaagtcctgagggcagagccaagattaatccctgagcactggcaggtgtgggccccaaaccaaataataataataataatgaaataaaataaagtggtcgataattttataactttttgatAATGTGGTTATATGGTTGGATATAGGCAGATTCCTAGTGATTCTTAGTCATCTCTGCTCTGTGAGTTATCTTTTCTTTCTAGACAGCATTCACAGaacttataaataattttcacggtcacaaataattttgaaagttttctccttttaaatgttcatctcatcccgttgctcatctgtttgttcgagtgggcaccagtaacgtctctcattgtgagacttattgttactgtttttggcatatccaatatacacgggtagcttgccaggctctgccgttcggactccatactctcggtagcttgccgggctttctgagaggggcggaatcGAACAAGGATTGGCCGCATGAaaagcgaaagcccaaccactgaaagcccaaccactgtgctatcgctccagcccatactctTACCAAATtagattctttttaatttttttattaaataactgtaagataaacagttacaaatgATTGCACTCGTTCGTGGGATAaataaaacacagtatgagactgtTACCCCTGGATTATATAAATGAGGGCCAGAGGACTAGctcatggtaggaagcttgtcacgagtggcaggaagggagagagggccgttaggaaagaaaagggaccactatgacaatgacagttagaaatgattactctggacaaaagTTGAGTGCCATATTAGTTTAATCCATTTCTTTAGTCTTTCCTTGTGGACACTGAaatttgtgtatttctttttgattttttttaaggagggggtactcccagtgatgctcaaggtttataaagtccagtctctgcactcaggaatcactcctagctagATTCAGGGGGCCTTATGAGGTTtcagggattgagtctgggcAGGTTGGTCACAGACAAGGCAACtctcctacatgctgtactatctctccagccccaagattcacGCATTTCATTATCAGAATTTTTGCCAATGATTAATGTAGATATTCAGAAAGCTGAgctgaataagaaaataagagacaGGTAAAATCTTATTAGTATGATGGGATTGCAAGAGCCTTTATTGCAGATCTTCCTCTGAGCCCCTGATACTTTCTGGAAGTATCTGGTGACCTGGATACAGGGAGCCGATTCCAGTGCAATCTGTGACCAACAGACACAGACTACAGGCTGATAGCACTACAGACAAGTTAATTCAGGATCAGAAGTGATTATACAGGGACAATAGGAATGCAATCCATGCAGGACGAAGGCAGTGGCAAGTGGGAGACAGGAGGTTAGATCAGtgatgaaacaaaattatttatctagGTTCCATCACTCTTGTCAATCTGTTATTTGCCTAGATTCTATTATTACCAATCTTTGTCTAGACTCCATTATTACTGATCAGTTATTTGTCTAGATTCCACAGGTGTCAGTATCCCATGTTCCAGACCCGGCCACCAGTGATCGCCCATCATTAATCTACCTGGGAAATGTCAGCTCCTCTGTCACCCCCTGTCCAGGTGCTGGGAGTGTTCTCTAAATTCAACCTGTCCAATTGGTTTTGAAGCTTTGCCAGCAGGAACTCCACTGATGCAGGCAGGTAGGTTAGGGAAGGCCCCTAATGGTggatctcacggtgatccaataaaactgaaaaaaaaaagtgatgcttgATTAATACTTGGTCAACGGGTCACGTGCACTTTTCTGTTCATTAAGGATGATGTACAATAGAGGAAATATGGAAGTAACTCAGGTCTCAAATGACAGAGTAGATAATGAAGGCGTAGTGGATATACACAA is part of the Sorex araneus isolate mSorAra2 chromosome 2, mSorAra2.pri, whole genome shotgun sequence genome and harbors:
- the LOC101537132 gene encoding olfactory receptor 7A10-like, whose protein sequence is TPMYFFLSNLSFVDICFTSNTIPKMLVNIQTHSKAISYDGCLTQMYFSILLAGLDNYLLMVMAYDRYVAICHPLHYMVIMNPRLCVLLVLACWGVSALHSLMHSLMVLRLSFCADVEIPHFLCELNEVVHLACSDTFLNDVVIYSSAGVLGGGGLTGILYSYSKIVSSIRRISSAQGKYKAFSTCVSHLSVVGLFYSTGLCVYLSSASTQKSQSMAVSSVMYSVVAPMLNPFIYSLRNKDIKGALRSLTGKNTMKAKSSEV